The DNA region ataaatacaatcttaaaaaaaaaaaaaaaaaaatcactcctgaAGACAGCCCCAGACCTTCTGAATGTGAATAGGATAGGTCAGGGAGACTCGGGTACTTGAATTTTTTAACAACTGAACCAGGTAAATGATTGCACACTCCCTTGTTTGGGGCTGCTATCTGGGTGAGGTGAAGAGTAGAAATGAATAATGAGGTAGTGTTCTACTCTTGGCTCTGCCATAACTAgctttctgactgacttattgaTCTGTTTCTTGTTAAATGAGGGAAATGAGCACATGGACCCAGAACACCTTTTTTCTAAAGTGTTTCCATGGAACCCTGCTTTGGGAAAGTggttgaagaggaagaaacagattctctACCATGTCCTCTCTTGCAGATCTCTTTTGACCCGATGGCCCTAGCATTTCTGTCACTTGAACAGGATACCTTCCCTCTCCGTCCTTTGGAACTTGGTTTGTAGAGGGCTAGATTGGAAAGTTTCTTCCACCCCTACATTCTTTCTGTAATTTTCCTTGTGAAGTCTAGTATCAGAGAGGGAGCGAGGAAGGCCTTACTTCAAAAGGGAAGTaagagtttgttctgtcagtatCTGAATTTAGTTTTCATAAACTTAactattgccattttaaaaattgtatcagCACTCTGGAAAATCCAGTGTAAGTGCCGGATAGTCTTCATGACTGCCCTTGAGTTATTAGTCTTTGTTGCTGAATCTTAAATACTTTATCGTCCATAATTACCTAAGggtgaaatgtatttatttgaaggcttttaaaaagttttctctctacctgaaactaatgtaactatgtgtcaactatactccaatgaaaaagttttaaaaagatgttatttcatGGGCCTGATAGGAGGTATTtattaaaaaaggggaaaactgACATCCAGTTTCTGAACTCCTGTGTCATGGTTCCTGGTGCTGTCCTCACCCCCTGGCTGAGATGTGTCTTgggtgggatttttttctctcctcctccaggagctTTCATATTGCCTGCCTCCTCTTTTGGCCAGTAACCGTAAGTCCTGAAACCATAAGTCCTGAACAAGTTGCCCTGTTCTCAGGTGCAGGACCTGAAGTCTGGCCCGAGAGAGCCTGATGGTCTGTTTCTCAAAGTGGAGAACAGTGAATACATGAACTGGCTGCCGAGAGACATGGGTTCTAGGATTGCTGTCACCAGGCGAGCCAGGGCAAGTCATGggtattttccttatttgttttatgAAGATCTGTAGGGTCCCTTCTTGGTAAAAAAAAGTTACCATTTCAGGAAGGAATAATCCATGACCATCACATGCAGGCGCGCAGATGCTTATTTATCTCTCatttgcgtgtgtgtgcacacacagatgcctccctgctccctcttaTTTTGAACTTAATGGCAAAAAATGAACTCTTTTATCCTCCAGacatgctgagcagggattcaCAGGCTAAGGGACTCTCACCTGGATTcctttatagaaataaatgtaaaaatcctgTAACACCTGTTATATCAGATCGTTCCTATTCCAGTTACAATGGTAACTGTCAAGACAGTGGACGTCTGCTGAAATGTGCTCGACAGAAATGTTTTGCATTACTTGGAGAAGCTGTCAGACTGCTAGTGTATCTGAAGCAGGTATAATTTCTTTCAGTGGGTTATGGGTTCTTAAGTAATGACAACTTTCACAGAGGGAAAGTGGATAGATCTTTTTACTATGGATAAGCTTTTGAAGGGGTCCGTACTTCTCCAGAGAGAAGATGGATTCAGTCAGTGCTGCGAATGCCTGGGTCGCTCTGGGTAAAAAAGTGGAATCCCTCACTTGTCCACAATAAACCCAGAGAGATCAGGGATTTAATGTGATACAGTGAAGCCTTGAGGTAGCAGAGAAAGCTTGATTGTTTTGCTATAATCTCAAAGTAGGAAGTATATTTCTACGTAAGAAATGAAatttagagggcagcccgggtggctcagcggtttagcgcctgctttcggcccagggcgtgatcctggagtcccgggatcgagtcccacatcaggcttcctggatggagcctgcttctccctctgcctgtgtctctgcctctttctctgtctctcctgagtaaataaaatgtcaaaaaaaaaaaaaaagaacataactttaaaaaagaaaaagaaatgaaatttagaaGCCATAAAAGAATTGATATCtttggcagccccggtggcgcagcggtttagcgccgcctgcagcccagggtgtgatcctggagacccgggatcgagtcccacatcgggttccctgcatggagcctggagcctgcttcaccctctgcctgtgtctctatgaataaataaataaaatcttaaaaaaaaaaaaaaaaagaattgatatcTTTGACTACTAAAAATATCCCAAAAAAGCATAAAGGCAAAAAATCAATGGCAAACTAGGAAAAAGTATTTCTAACACCTGTGACAAATAATGCACTAATGTCTGTAGTATGTAAAGATTTcctaaaagcaatgagaaaaagatGACAGTGCTATAGAAAAAATAGTATGAGGACTTAAGTAGATGATGGTTCATaggaaaggaaatacaaatgggctttcaacacatgaaaaaatgttgaatttttctcataattaaatacaaatgatGTGTTTTTAAACCTTTCAGgttggcaaagaaataaaaaagcttgTTGTGACACTCTGAGTTCGTGAGGACATAAGGGACGCTCCTGTCTTGTTAGTGGGTGGGCAGATTGGTCAGCCTTTTGTAGGCAGTTGTCACATGTGAAACTTACGGATGTATATATCTTTTGATCCAGCAGTTGCAAATCTAGCAATTTATCTTACAGATGCTGTACATAGATGCAAATAAATACACCTGTGGATATTCTTAGCTTCATTGTTCTCCTGGACAGaagatttaaaataagtttaatgtCCAAGAGAAAACTGTTTATGATCcactatgaaatgaaataaaaagcagctATTAGAAAGAAGTAGGCAGCTCTTTGAGATACTTACTGATAGCTACAGAATTCAATCAAAAATACCAGTGGGAaagttaagtttaaaaaaaaaaaaaaaaaaaaaaggttatatatCTGACATAAACGTCCTCACGCATAGAATAGATTCCCTGGAAGGCCAGAGGCCAAGCAGGGCTTGCTGTCAGGGAGGCAGTGGCTGCTGAGGGCCAGACCTGGAGTggtttccccttcccttctgtcACACTTAGGAATCTACCACATTCACAGCTTACCTCGTTTTAAAAAACCATTGGTAACTGTGCATTATCCGTGTGTATTGCCAGAGATATGCAGATGTTTCAAACAATTTTGCCTAAATAGTACCTTAGCCAGTTTTAGATGCTATTCATAAGTGCAGTTTTGCATTGATCAAAAAAACTAGTAAATTGATACTTCCAAAGGAGAttgaccatttaaaaatgattttgaaaaatatgtattacagTATAATGtcaagtggggaaaaaaggatacaaaatagCTTTCAGTATAATTGCACTTACATCTATATTAtaggaattaaaaatgaaagattaaaagtaGTTCTCTTGGGAGAGGTTACAGGTTTTTTACTGTAATTTCCAAAGGTGCAGCACACAAAGTGATGTGCTGGTCTtacaagcagaaaacaaaataatgattttttaattgaagtgaaaaaaatctgcagcctTAAAAGCTTAGTGCCAACCAGAATACTTGCTGAGTCTCTACATGTGGTTCTTTCAAAGTGGAGAGTGATTGTCTGGGCCACCCGTTAGTTGATTATACTAAGTGGAGGTGTGAGTAGCCTGGAGGTCTTAGAGATATTTGGGAAGATTTGAGACTTAGCAGCCAGTCAGTGTGTTGTACTTGTAGGAGCTTCAAATAGGGGTTGGAGAACGTGGGTCCTGCACATAACTAGCAGCTCAGCAGACCTTGAACAGATGTACTCATATCTCTTTCCAGCTCCCTGTGACTCTGTGGTTTGAtaaaatgaatttccttttttttttttttttttggtattacaaAAATACCTATGTTCATTATGAAAAATTTAGCCAAGTGAAAGTGGCAAAATATGTCCTGGAATAACCTGTTATTTTGATGTAaatttatgtagatttttttccttaggcaTATATTTTGGGgtgtatatttttatgattatggGATCATACCACATTTATTTTGCATACATATTGGTTTGGTACCTATATTTCTGCCACTTTCTGCTAGTTTTATTCACCAGTCTTTTAGAAGCTTTGTGCCttgtatttttattgatatattaatGAACTATTATGATTGATTCATTCTATGTCCTTTGGCATGCAGGATCAAGACTTCAAATCCCAAAAGAACTTCATCATCAACATGACTTGCAGGTTTTGCTGGCAGCTTCCAGAAACTGATTATGAGTGTTCCAATTCTACCAGCTGCATGACAGTGTCTTGTCCCCGGCAGCGTTACACTGCCAATTGCACAGTGCGGGACCACATTCATTGCTTGGGTAAGTTGGAGTTCAAGGAAATTCGTGAGCAAAATACTTTCCTTTAAGCTTACATTATGGAACTTTAATAAGCAATttgagaattaaatttaaattgttaatatttttatttgagagagagaaagagagagatcgtgcatgagcagggaaaggcagagggggaagggagagagaatctgaagtagactccacatggagcccattgtggggctaaatcccaggaccctgagatcatgacctgaatcgaaaccaagtcagacacttaactgactgaaccacccaggcaccctaaattTAAATTGATCAATCGGAAACATTTATTAGCACTTTTTAGTTACACCAAACCTCATTAATAAACTcagtggtgacagatggtagctacgctTGTGGCCAGCATAACATATGGTTGTTGAGTTACTGTGTTGTATATCTGAagttaatataacattgtgtgccaactaaaaaataaaaaaaactcaatgaactaaaaaaaatcgAGAAAATTTGCAGTTCTCTTATCTTTTAAGAtgcaatatttaataaaacaaggaaaaatgtaTAAGGTATAAAGCATAAAGTATAGTAATAACATTTCACCCAATTACCAAGTAAAGCAATCTAATGCCATCAGAACTACCTGAGTGCTTTTTCTGTACCTGGTTGTCCTACTTTCTCTGGAGAGGTAACTGCCTTTATGAATTTTCTCATCTCACTTGCTTTTCTTTGCATTATATATAGTTCCATCAAATGTAAGTAATAAAACATAGTATGATATATCATTTAGTAATGCATATTTTAGACTTAGTAGTCTATTTATGgtcttgtacttttattttttcctctcaacaTTATGGCTCTGAGATGATccatgtgtcttatttttttacttctgtatAATAAGCCATCGTAGGATTGTATCATAGTTTATCCATTTTATGGATTTtgattatatatagttttttgttCTCACAGATGGTGCTGCTATTAAAGTTTCTGTACCCGTCTCCTGGTTGCACATTTACAGGCGTGTGTCTAGCATGTATTAGTATATTCTTCTAGCatgtattattttccaaaatggctctaacaatttgcattcccaccattgGTACATAAATATTCTGGATTCACATGCTCTCCAATTCTTATTATTCATAaatgttgtcttttttaaaggatttccaggaattcttttatatttgggATCATAACCTTTTGGTGTCCCTAAaatctttctcatattttaactACTCCCCTCCTGCCACATTTTTGGGGTATCTTTTGGAtagaacttgaattttttttttttaacacaacttgaaaattttaattagttgaatttaataAGTCTTTCATAGCCTTTTGGAAGTTTGGCCTTTCACACAAATAGGTTAAGTAGGAATTGGTTTTGGTGTATGGTTTGAAGTTGATTCAGGTTTATGTTTTTTTCCCACATGGATACCATTTGTCTTTGGGCTCTTCTGGGGCAACCCGTGTGTGCCCTGTGTCCCACAGAAAGTGTTTCTGTGTGGGTGCAGCTCTCTTTTTTCCCTGTTGCTTGatttatcgttttttttttttttttaagattttatttgtttattcatgaaagacacagagagagagacagagacacaggcagagagagaagcaggctccatgcagggagcccgatgtgggactcgatcctgggactccgggatcatgccctgagctgaaggcaggtgctaaaccactgagccacccaggtgtcctgacttaTCTGTTTGATAAACAAGACCACACTGCCATATTTGCTCTAAACTTTGCCTGAACCTTGATAGCTTCACATACTTTAAGACTATAACCCTTACTTAACTGATTTAAGCATTAAATGTATGCTTATAGATGGTAAGGactttatttttaccatttactGCGCCAAACTTTAATTATCGTAGGGAGAGTTGACTTTTAGATTCTAAATTACAAAGCCACTAGTATCTGTGTAAGAATATTTATATCCATGTTTCTATGTagaatgttttccctttttttaaggtAACCGTACTTTTCCAAAAATGCTGTACTGCAACTGGACTGGAGGTTATAAGTGGTCTACTGCTCTGGCTCTGAGGTAAGCTTGACTACTGATAAGTTAGGATGCCATTTGAATTTTATTGGGATCAGTGGAATCTTCCATACATTGAGCTTAGCTAAGTTCCTCCTTCTTTTGAATTCTTTCACATGTGTTAGGTAGGCCCTAGAAAACATAGCTGTAGGGAATTACTTAGATGATCAGACAAGTATTTAGTGGAAATTCATGGTAGGATGTTTGCTTTTCTCCCTGGGATGTCTGCACATTCTAGAGATGCCTTACTGAGCCATGATTATAGATCATTAGAATCAGTCAGAGTTTCCCATCCTGAGTGTAAGTGTAAAGTGctatatactatttaaaataggTAGATTTAtgatttgtagttttattttttagtagttttctcctttattataaaaactaataaataatactaaaaactggaaaaattgaaataaaacattaaagatcACCTCCAATTCCACCATCCAGAAATAATTGTGGACTtacaattttaacataaaaatgtgcTTGAATTTGTTAAACTTTTCAACAGTTTGAGGGAAAAACTTCAATTTTTGTTGTCGTCCCCCACCCAGAGGGAAGGACAGGTGAGATGCTGGTTAAACAGTTCTAATTAAAAAGTTGGGGCATCTACAGTGGAAGGTTTAGGCTAGAGCCTGAGACCCTGTGGCCTGCAATGTAAGGTGGGCAGGGTTTCTCCCCTTCATCACTGTTGACATTCAGGCCAaatataattctttgttgtgggaccAGTAGGGTGTGCACAGTAGAGAGGTTAGCAGTGCCTATGgaccagatgccagtagcactctaAGGTGTGATAATCAAGAATGTCTTCAGGTACTGCCAAGTTGCCCGATGTGCACCACTGCTTTAGGGTTTGGGCTGGGGAGAGCCAGAGCCTGCCTGGCAGAAAGGCACAACTGGAGAATAAAAGAATAGTCCAAGATAGAAAATTCAGTATAACAAAAATGAGATTTGATAACTGGCCATCGTCTTTGTCAGCAGTGGTTCAAATTAGAATGAACaacgaacttttttttttttttttaataacctctttattttggaataactTGAAACTTACAGAAAAGCTACAAAGATCATTCCTGTATACGTGCCACCCACTTTCCCCTAGATTGTTAGCATCTCGAGTTAACATACTACATCTAACAgcttcacttttaaaaagtaagaatagttttcattttgaagtGCAACACagtttttttcagaatattcacTTCACAGTTCGCTTCACAGTACGCCAGCACGGGGAGGTGGGAATACAGACAAAACGGGGCCGACACATAATATTTGGAGCTGAAGGGGTACTGTTCTCTTcacttcttttatttgttttgaaattttccataataagcTTAAAAGAAGTACAATGAGAGGTGATCTGGATATTGTTAGATCTTAGAATTTGAAAGAACCTCAAAAGTCATTTATTCTTAACACTCCATTTTTGGGGACAAGTGTGACAGGAGTTCAGATGACTTGATCTGGGACAACCAAGTGTTGGTGGGCTGCCTCCCAACCCTACCTCCTGACTCCGTGTTTGTGTACTTTTTGTTGGACTGGCTCCCTGCTTTTTTCTCCTACATGTGCCATTTTGAAGACTGCAGGCAACAAGGTGGATTACTTTAAAAGGAACATTAGATTTCAGCACAGCTGAAAAATTGTGCATTTACTTTTGATATTTAAACAGTCTTCTTGCCCATGATTATGTGGTGTCATGGATTTGTGAAATAGTCATTTGTGTCCTTGTGAAGCTTTGTGATCATTTTGAGGCCCTTTCATACGTGTGACTTAATACCAGTGTCGAGCCACATCTGGCTGCAGCTTGGGGGTGGCTGATGGCCTCCCCCATCCCATAATCTGTTTGTTCTTGCAGCATCACTCTCGGTGGGTTTGGGGCTGACCGTTTCTACCTGGGCCAGTGGCGGGAAGGCCTCGGCAAGCTCTTCAGCTTTGGTGGCCTGGGGATATGGACACTGATAGATGTCTTGCTGATTGGTGTTGGCTACGTGGGACCAGCAGATGGCTCTTTGTACATTTAGCTGTGGTTACGTGCTTCAGAGAGGAGCTCTCTGCCTATAGGAGTTGATGTGCTGTGAGTAatgtatttgtatgtttttaatgtaCAGCATCTGTACTTTGCCTGCCTtgatgaaggtaaaataaaaaaataccgaACCATGTTTATCTGGAATTTGTCTTTATTTGcctgaaatcaatattttttctgtgaaaaaatttAAGCTTTTACTCAACatcacttcttggccttttggctaagatcaagtgtaaaaaatgtgaatttcctTAAACTAGGAACAAATGCTCCAGGATTGAAAATCTGCTTAATTCCTATGACTTTAGTTTTAGATTAAGTCAGTATGTCACTTGGATCTCCAGTCTTGAAAAGCTTTTCAGTCATGATTGCAGAAAGTGGaatgtgttttcattctttaGCTAGATAAAAGTTATCTGCCTAAACTTCCATCTGCAAGTTTTGCAGTGTACTATCTATGTAGGCTGGGCTTTATTTATGACCTGCTGGAAGCAAACTGCAGAACTTTTATAAGTAGTTGCTGTGGTTTGAATTTTGTTAGTAACATATTTGCAAAAGtactgaaaaattaataaaattacaagTTACTTTAAATAGGttgatctgttttctgtattaAGATGGAATCTTTAGTAATCATAACAACTGTTCTTgatgtaaaatgtttatttttcagagcCTTACTCCATTTCAACAGATATGTTCATAATTGGTTGATTCATTGACACACAGTAGAACTCTTAAACAGTGTTACAGtgtgagaaatatttttgagtcTTTATAAATCTATTGTAGGCCCTTTAGTGGAAAGAAAAGTTATTTCAAGTgcattttatttatggttttcgttgaaacattaaaaaattcttagcatttttccttccaaattggAGTATCTGAGTATTATGTTTTAAACATCTGTGTTAATAGCTGCAAGGCTTCACCAGCCAACAGATTCAGAAGCCATAAACTATCTTTCAGCATATCTCCATAAATCTCATGGAAAAACATCTTTTCTTCACAAGATTATTAATTATAGTTTACCTATAAACTGCAGGGGAATTGAACCACTTTGGTGTGATAACCTGCCAGTTAAGAATGGGCTTCTTTTGAAGCTCAGAATctcttctcagatttttttttttaaagatttttaagatttttaaaatttatttattcatgagagacacagacaggtgcataggcagagggagaagcaggctccctgtggggagactgatgtgggactcgatcccaggaccccaggatcatgccctgagcctaaggtagatgctcactcaaccactgagccacccaggtgcttctcttGTGCTCAGATTTTGAAGCAAAAATCTCTTGGTCTAGTTGAGTAACAGTTCCAGCCCTGATCACTAGGTGGTACATTTCCATTATATTTGTAAGAAGCTGCTGAGATTAACTGGTTCTTCCTAGGAACATGAGCATAGGCACAGAGCATGGGCAGTGCTTCCAGATGGGAATAGCCCAGAATGCATGGACCTTTCTTTTCTAGGACAAACACACTTTCATCCATCCTGGGTACATGAGACTCTTGGTCAAGCCAGTATTTCTTTAGTAGGGTTGTGTTCCTACAAGGAAGCAGCTCCTTTGCTAACTATATAAAAATTTCCCCTGAATCCCCTCCATAGTTAGCTCTATGCAGAAGAGACTCTCCAACATTTCCCTGTTGAGCCTGCCCATGAGGAGCCAGGGAAGTAATGGGAATCACTGGCTGTACATAGTGCTCATGGAGGAAGTAGGTATCAACTGCTTTGACAGTTGAGCGTCATTATGGCTTTGGGGTCTGAGTTCAGGAACAAAGTTCCAATGTTTGAAAGGTGAAAACTTAAAGATTCAGAATCCATGAAAGGAGatgtataaatgaaattattctcAAATCCTGAGACACTTAGAAGGAGATAGTCTTTGGGACCTAAACGCTATAAGCAAGTCAGAGAGGCTTCCTATCCAGCATTTGGTGGAGCTGAAGGGCTCTGCGACAGAGAactagaaggagaaggaagagaaggaaatatagTTTAAACAAGTTTGTGAATGATGAACTTTCATACATGgcccctgaaaaaaaataaacctaataaaaCTGCACTTGCCACTGGCACCAGAGAGTGGGTGTGGTCTCTAGAAAACCCCATGGGCCTCTGCCGGCAGCAAAAAGGTCACTTTTGGATCTGACCTTCAGATTCTAGGGCTGTGTGCTGCAAACTGACTGGGGACTGTTAAGTCCCTACACAGGTAGGACCGTATCAAACATTACCCTCTATTGACAGTTCTCTGGAAATTCAGAATTTATCACTGCAGCATGCCGTATGTCACTACTTCATCTTAAGAACCTCTCCCTTGCTTTGTCAGGGCTCTTCCAATTGCCTTAGTAATTCCTTGGGGGCAGGTGCCATGTTATTTCTGTTTCCCCCTTTGTCCCGAGCACAATATCTTACACACCGTGGCTCTCATATATTTGCTGATTGGGTTAATGCCATGGGTGCCTTAGGGGTATTGAAAGACTAGAGGTGTCTCAGGGAGTGCAGCTGAGGTGGCTGCTGGGAAGTAGTGTGCAGTAATTGGCTTTGAGTAAATATTGGCTGTAGCACCATGTTAATCTAGTTTTTGCAAATTGCTGAGGAACAGCTCTGGTTTATGGTgcttataaaaagattttttttaaagatcttaatatTTCAAGATCTTAAACTGTCTCCTCTTTACTACAGGTCTTTAATACTTTCTGccagaattgtatttatttttggcataCCCTCAGCTAAGGAATTTGCAAATGATTTTAGCTCATCCCATAAGCAAAGCCTGGAAAAGGAGCTATATCTGCTGCAGCTTTTCAAATACAGTGTTGGTACGTTGAATATGAAGACAAATTCCTTTGCTCTGAAGCTTCCTTTTCCTGTCCACACTGCATCTGCTGGAAGGGTCACAAAATGTTAGAGGATATATTAGTTAATTTCATAATCTGGATGAATTTGGCCTAAGTCTTTATCTTGGGAGTATTGAAATTGTCTTCTACAAACACATTTTGATGCAAAATAAGGAAGCTTTAGTTGAGATACTTGGCATAATTTACTAAGTGAGAGGCTTCATGAGAGTAGGGCTCTGGTTCTGTTCTGTAGCCCTGCTTTGAGATCCCTACCTGGTGCACAGTGGGTGCACAGTGACTATTTGTTCAAAGAATGAATAATGGGGAATCTCCATGAGTATGCTAAATCCCTAAAAGTATTGCTAAGAATGTTTGGATAAAGTGGTGGATGGAGTGCAGCAGGCTTACAACagctctctttcaaaaaatgcCTAATGACCCAAATACAGTATAGTAAAAACTGACCCttcagcaaaaaaacaaacagaacccatcagcaaacaaggaaaaagacaaccagatgtcaaaaataaaaaaaatggtaagaaaaaaacaCTAGGATGACTATAAGACAATAACGGGTATTgatgaggaggtggagaaattggaaacttCTTACactactgatgggaatgtaaaatgattacAGCCACTTGGAAAACCGTCTGgaagttcttaaattttttaaacagttaCCATGTGACTCAACAATTCTCCTAGATAGATATGtccaagaagaatgaaaatatgtgTCCCTACAAAAACTTGTTCATAGCATTAtccataatagtcaaaaagtggaaacaacccaa from Canis lupus dingo isolate Sandy chromosome 3, ASM325472v2, whole genome shotgun sequence includes:
- the TM2D3 gene encoding TM2 domain-containing protein 3 isoform X3 translates to MAAAAVPLRTLRRLCRVLLFLSQFYILSGGGSLNLEQSQPLAQSIKDPGPTRTFTVVPRAAESTDIPPYVMKCPSNGLCSRLPADCVECKTNFSCVYGKPVTFDCTVKPSVTCVDQDFKSQKNFIINMTCRFCWQLPETDYECSNSTSCMTVSCPRQRYTANCTVRDHIHCLGNRTFPKMLYCNWTGGYKWSTALALSITLGGFGADRFYLGQWREGLGKLFSFGGLGIWTLIDVLLIGVGYVGPADGSLYI
- the TM2D3 gene encoding TM2 domain-containing protein 3 isoform X5; this encodes MAAAAVPLRTLRRLCRVLLFLSQFYILSGGESTDIPPYVMKCPSNGLCSRLPADCVECKTNFSCVYGKPVTFDCTVKPSVTCVDQDFKSQKNFIINMTCRFCWQLPETDYECSNSTSCMTVSCPRQRYTANCTVRDHIHCLGNRTFPKMLYCNWTGGYKWSTALALSITLGGFGADRFYLGQWREGLGKLFSFGGLGIWTLIDVLLIGVGYVGPADGSLYI
- the TM2D3 gene encoding TM2 domain-containing protein 3 isoform X4; protein product: MKCPSNGLCSRLPADCVECKTNFSCVYGKPVTFDCTVKPSVTCVVQDLKSGPREPDGLFLKVENSEYMNWLPRDMGSRIAVTRRARDQDFKSQKNFIINMTCRFCWQLPETDYECSNSTSCMTVSCPRQRYTANCTVRDHIHCLGNRTFPKMLYCNWTGGYKWSTALALSITLGGFGADRFYLGQWREGLGKLFSFGGLGIWTLIDVLLIGVGYVGPADGSLYI
- the TM2D3 gene encoding TM2 domain-containing protein 3 isoform X1; the encoded protein is MAAAAVPLRTLRRLCRVLLFLSQFYILSGGGSLNLEQSQPLAQSIKDPGPTRTFTVVPRAAESTDIPPYVMKCPSNGLCSRLPADCVECKTNFSCVYGKPVTFDCTVKPSVTCVVQDLKSGPREPDGLFLKVENSEYMNWLPRDMGSRIAVTRRARDQDFKSQKNFIINMTCRFCWQLPETDYECSNSTSCMTVSCPRQRYTANCTVRDHIHCLGNRTFPKMLYCNWTGGYKWSTALALSITLGGFGADRFYLGQWREGLGKLFSFGGLGIWTLIDVLLIGVGYVGPADGSLYI
- the TM2D3 gene encoding TM2 domain-containing protein 3 isoform X2, whose protein sequence is MAAAAVPLRTLRRLCRVLLFLSQFYILSGGESTDIPPYVMKCPSNGLCSRLPADCVECKTNFSCVYGKPVTFDCTVKPSVTCVVQDLKSGPREPDGLFLKVENSEYMNWLPRDMGSRIAVTRRARDQDFKSQKNFIINMTCRFCWQLPETDYECSNSTSCMTVSCPRQRYTANCTVRDHIHCLGNRTFPKMLYCNWTGGYKWSTALALSITLGGFGADRFYLGQWREGLGKLFSFGGLGIWTLIDVLLIGVGYVGPADGSLYI